attgttttttttattccgtTTGCGCAGGTTAGAGTACCATACAGGGTTGTCGGTCTTGTCGTCGGTCCCAAAGGCGCCACCATTAAACGCATTCAACATCAAACTGGCACATACATCGTAACTCCTTCTCGTGACAAGGAACCCGTATTCGATGTTACCGGCCTGCCAGATAGTGTAGAAACTGCCAAGCGTGAAATCGAAGCACATATAGCTCTACGCACTGGCAATGGCATGACTGACGAAGAGAACAGCGTTGCTCTGGCTGCCCTCTGCAAAGCCAATCCGTTGGCCGGTCTTTTCGATTTAACAGACTCCATGGGCCCAGCCATATTGTCCGGTAGTTCAGGATGCAGCTCTGGTTCAGTAAGCTCATGCGGTTCAGGCGTATCGGCACTTGGTGACTTGGGAAACATATGGTCAGATGAAGGAATTGGCGGAGAATCACCATCGTTTGAGAATGTTGGCCTCTGGGGATTCATGGGATCGTCCAGACCATCTCCCGCTAGTTCAACATCTCCACCGCCAGCTAAAAAGACTTGTATGGTTTGTCACATGAGAGATATTGATGCTGCTCTTATTCCTTGCGGTCACAACTTGTTCTGCTTGGATTGCGCATCAAGCGCTTGCGATTCAAATGGACTATCTCACTGTCCGGTTTGTAAGATACCTGCGCGTCAAGCTATTCGCATCATCTCTTAAGCCAAGGACAAACATAAAAGTACCATAATAAATCCCTTATTTAGTACCTAAATGATTCCTAAAAACAGATCCAAAACATTTAGTATTAAACTTAGATTATAGTAAACACAACATTTATATCGCTCTATTTAGTAG
The DNA window shown above is from Aphis gossypii isolate Hap1 chromosome 2, ASM2018417v2, whole genome shotgun sequence and carries:
- the LOC114120138 gene encoding RNA-binding protein MEX3B; its protein translation is MPATLFSELEFSTNQHNNKVIEDTRALQVALELSMLYMNGEQRQQKADNTLSGGQNMDQSSMAPNYIPHGFPEEPRNKKSQNMTECVPVPSSEHVAEIVGRQGCKIKALRAKTNTYIKTPVRGEEPVFVVTGRKEDVTKAKKEILSAAEHFSQIRASRKNMAGTLSPPGPPSVPGHVTIQVRVPYRVVGLVVGPKGATIKRIQHQTGTYIVTPSRDKEPVFDVTGLPDSVETAKREIEAHIALRTGNGMTDEENSVALAALCKANPLAGLFDLTDSMGPAILSGSSGCSSGSVSSCGSGVSALGDLGNIWSDEGIGGESPSFENVGLWGFMGSSRPSPASSTSPPPAKKTCMVCHMRDIDAALIPCGHNLFCLDCASSACDSNGLSHCPVCKIPARQAIRIIS